From Plodia interpunctella isolate USDA-ARS_2022_Savannah chromosome 18, ilPloInte3.2, whole genome shotgun sequence, a single genomic window includes:
- the LOC128677537 gene encoding magnetosome-associated protein MamJ-like isoform X1, with the protein MIGVFKMKMLLLTLFVALVASAPIEDSGDAVEVVVNGLQEGQALEVADIVDIKLKEHADGQVAAATDLLHPFSAVGLLEAAAAAEIEAQPVQVVDVAENIDPVQVVDVVAENEIVPIPIVLPSPVVPEVPVPEPAVLPEPDVLPPISEPAVLPEAVVPEVEPVPSPVVIPEPVVPEVVPAPIVVPEPVVPEVVPSPVVIPDPVAPEVVPSPVVVPEPEPEHQFGEVYNDGTVQVSVNAPEDAGIVATLQSWLSVVMNYFNDGAQTTQQIV; encoded by the exons ATGATAG gTGTGTTCAAAATGAAGATGCTCCTGTTAACTCTCTTTGTGGCGTTGGTCGCCTCCGCCCCTATCGAAGATTCTGGCGACGCAGTCGAAGTTGTCGTGAATGGTCTACAGGAAGGACAAGCCTTAGAGGTAGCAGACATCGTTGACATCAAGCTGAAGGAACATGCTGACGGACAAGTAGCAGCTGCCACTGACTTGCTGCATCCTTTCAGCGCTGTCGGCCTCTTGGAAGCCGCTGCAGCTGCTGAAATCGAAGCTCAGCCAGTACAAGTTGTGGATGTCGCAGAAAACATTGATCCCGTTCAAGTCGTAGATGTCGTTGCTGAAAACGAAATTGTTCCCATCCCTATTGTCCTACCATCCCCTGTTGTCCCTGAAGTACCTGTTCCCGAACCTGCAGTTCTCCCTGAGCCAGATGTACTACCACCTATCTCTGAGCCAGCAGTACTCCCTGAAGCCGTTGTACCTGAAGTTGAACCAGTCCCGTCTCCAGTTGTGATTCCGGAGCCAGTCGTGCCAGAAGTGGTCCCCGCTCCAATTGTCGTCCCTGAGCCTGTGGTTCCTGAAGTGGTTCCTTCTCCAGTCGTGATTCCTGATCCCGTAGCTCCTGAAGTGGTCCCATCTCCAGTAGTGGTTCCTGAGCCTGAGCCAGAACACCAGTTTGGTGAGGTCTACAACGACGGCACTGTCCAAGTGTCCGTGAATGCTCCCGAAGATGCTGGCATCGTCGCTACTCTGCAGTCTTGGCTCAGTGTGGTCATGAATTACTTCAACGACGGTGCCCAAACCACCCAACAAATCGTTTAA
- the LOC128677537 gene encoding magnetosome-associated protein MamJ-like isoform X2: MKMLLLTLFVALVASAPIEDSGDAVEVVVNGLQEGQALEVADIVDIKLKEHADGQVAAATDLLHPFSAVGLLEAAAAAEIEAQPVQVVDVAENIDPVQVVDVVAENEIVPIPIVLPSPVVPEVPVPEPAVLPEPDVLPPISEPAVLPEAVVPEVEPVPSPVVIPEPVVPEVVPAPIVVPEPVVPEVVPSPVVIPDPVAPEVVPSPVVVPEPEPEHQFGEVYNDGTVQVSVNAPEDAGIVATLQSWLSVVMNYFNDGAQTTQQIV; encoded by the coding sequence ATGAAGATGCTCCTGTTAACTCTCTTTGTGGCGTTGGTCGCCTCCGCCCCTATCGAAGATTCTGGCGACGCAGTCGAAGTTGTCGTGAATGGTCTACAGGAAGGACAAGCCTTAGAGGTAGCAGACATCGTTGACATCAAGCTGAAGGAACATGCTGACGGACAAGTAGCAGCTGCCACTGACTTGCTGCATCCTTTCAGCGCTGTCGGCCTCTTGGAAGCCGCTGCAGCTGCTGAAATCGAAGCTCAGCCAGTACAAGTTGTGGATGTCGCAGAAAACATTGATCCCGTTCAAGTCGTAGATGTCGTTGCTGAAAACGAAATTGTTCCCATCCCTATTGTCCTACCATCCCCTGTTGTCCCTGAAGTACCTGTTCCCGAACCTGCAGTTCTCCCTGAGCCAGATGTACTACCACCTATCTCTGAGCCAGCAGTACTCCCTGAAGCCGTTGTACCTGAAGTTGAACCAGTCCCGTCTCCAGTTGTGATTCCGGAGCCAGTCGTGCCAGAAGTGGTCCCCGCTCCAATTGTCGTCCCTGAGCCTGTGGTTCCTGAAGTGGTTCCTTCTCCAGTCGTGATTCCTGATCCCGTAGCTCCTGAAGTGGTCCCATCTCCAGTAGTGGTTCCTGAGCCTGAGCCAGAACACCAGTTTGGTGAGGTCTACAACGACGGCACTGTCCAAGTGTCCGTGAATGCTCCCGAAGATGCTGGCATCGTCGCTACTCTGCAGTCTTGGCTCAGTGTGGTCATGAATTACTTCAACGACGGTGCCCAAACCACCCAACAAATCGTTTAA